A stretch of the Bacteroidota bacterium genome encodes the following:
- a CDS encoding (Fe-S)-binding protein has protein sequence MTNSIVFIFVFIISISFFFYNVRRLFSYLKLGREEYRTDKPFQRLMRVFVVAFGQTKLLREPLAGLMHFFIFWGFVVLFSAIIESIGEGFYSGFSFSFLGTIHPPLILLQELFALLVVVSILYAFIRRIILKPKRFENHSSAEAYFILTMILFIMLSMYGQSATKMLMHQSVSSANFVSANLLPLFSLFGIETQTIFYHIFWWIHVGLVLVFLNYLPYSKHLHVLTSIPNVYFSKLTPKGALKTINLSDETLTKFGASDVEDFTWKQLLDSYTCTECGRCVAVCPANLTGKPLSPRKIFEDMRHRLIEKGPIWAKNNRTEKITELQSNLTSSPKNQLVDDYISEDELWACTTCMACMEECPVMIEHVDSIIEMRRYLVLNESRFPKELQVTFQNLERNYTPWAFSSASRADWAEGLDVPVFSQTQDAEILFWVGCAGSFDERAKSVTRAIVKILQKADVKFAILGNEEKCTGDSARRAGNEYLAQMLINENVTTLNKYNIRKIVTACPHCLNALKNEYPQFGGNYEVVHHTDFILNLIKNEKIRVSANGSQKITYHDSCYLGRYNDVYDSPRGVIENITGDRCLEMKRSKDKGFCCGAGGSRMFMEENIGKRVYLERTEEALALNPDIIGTACPFCLTMLTDGVKDKEASDKVSVKDIAELVAEALEN, from the coding sequence ATGACTAACAGTATTGTTTTCATTTTTGTTTTTATTATTTCGATTTCTTTTTTCTTTTATAATGTGAGAAGATTATTTTCGTATTTAAAATTAGGTCGTGAAGAGTATCGAACTGACAAACCATTTCAACGACTCATGCGAGTATTCGTAGTTGCCTTCGGTCAAACCAAACTACTTCGTGAACCATTAGCGGGTTTGATGCACTTTTTTATTTTCTGGGGTTTTGTAGTTTTGTTCAGCGCAATTATCGAATCTATTGGCGAAGGGTTTTATTCTGGATTTTCGTTCTCGTTTTTAGGCACAATTCATCCTCCCCTAATTTTATTACAGGAATTATTTGCTCTTTTGGTCGTTGTATCCATCTTATACGCTTTCATTCGACGAATTATTTTGAAACCAAAACGTTTCGAAAATCATTCATCGGCAGAAGCTTACTTCATTTTAACAATGATTCTGTTTATTATGCTTTCGATGTACGGACAAAGTGCAACAAAAATGCTGATGCACCAATCAGTTTCATCTGCTAATTTTGTTTCAGCTAACTTGTTACCTCTTTTTTCTTTATTTGGTATTGAAACACAAACAATATTTTATCATATCTTTTGGTGGATACATGTCGGCTTGGTTCTTGTATTCCTAAATTATCTTCCTTATTCCAAACACTTACATGTTTTAACCTCGATACCGAACGTTTATTTTTCTAAGTTGACACCAAAGGGAGCACTTAAAACAATAAATTTAAGCGACGAAACATTAACAAAATTTGGTGCATCGGATGTTGAAGATTTTACATGGAAACAATTGTTAGATAGTTACACTTGTACTGAATGCGGCAGATGTGTTGCAGTCTGTCCTGCCAACCTCACAGGGAAACCGTTATCGCCACGTAAGATATTCGAAGATATGCGGCATCGCCTTATTGAAAAAGGTCCGATATGGGCTAAAAACAATCGAACTGAAAAGATAACAGAGCTACAAAGTAATCTAACAAGTTCTCCCAAAAACCAATTGGTGGATGATTATATAAGTGAAGATGAATTATGGGCATGCACAACCTGTATGGCTTGTATGGAAGAATGTCCCGTGATGATAGAGCATGTCGATTCGATTATTGAGATGAGGCGGTATTTGGTTTTGAACGAGTCACGTTTTCCAAAAGAATTGCAAGTTACATTTCAAAATTTAGAACGCAACTATACTCCTTGGGCATTCAGTTCTGCTTCAAGAGCTGATTGGGCTGAAGGTTTGGATGTTCCTGTATTTTCGCAAACTCAAGATGCTGAAATTTTGTTCTGGGTTGGTTGTGCTGGTTCATTCGATGAGCGAGCTAAAAGCGTTACACGAGCAATTGTAAAAATATTACAAAAAGCTGATGTAAAATTTGCAATTCTAGGAAATGAAGAAAAATGTACCGGCGACTCAGCACGCAGAGCGGGGAACGAATATCTTGCCCAAATGCTCATCAACGAGAATGTAACTACGCTGAATAAATATAACATCCGTAAAATTGTAACTGCCTGTCCGCACTGTCTTAATGCACTTAAGAACGAGTATCCTCAGTTTGGCGGTAACTACGAAGTTGTCCACCACACCGATTTTATTTTAAATTTGATAAAAAATGAGAAAATTCGCGTTTCGGCAAATGGTTCTCAGAAAATAACTTACCACGATTCGTGTTACTTAGGCAGGTATAATGATGTGTACGATTCACCACGCGGAGTAATAGAAAATATAACAGGGGATAGATGCCTTGAGATGAAAAGATCAAAGGACAAAGGATTTTGCTGCGGAGCCGGAGGATCAA
- a CDS encoding PhzF family phenazine biosynthesis protein, translating to MLNRIKIKQIDAFTTTPFEGNPAGVVNDANKLDSNQMQKIAREMNLSETAFVLPPTVQGADLQLRWFTPLNEVSLCGHATIAAFHSLAEDGLYGMEKHGNYNFKLETKSGILPVEVIKSEEKIGINLGLIVPTKFERYQSQKLDIIRILNLNISDVDPKILILRAEYLIVPIRRLHVLYSIKPNYFAVTNFLNQRNLQGICVFTQETIDRESLVHLRFFAPNEGIQEDPVTGSAHGPLAVYLFENNLLAPVDGVATYIAEQGDVLGRKGRINVTLSVENNKVQSIKIGGYAVTVFETDMLIPNKQ from the coding sequence ATGTTAAATCGTATAAAAATAAAACAAATTGATGCATTCACAACAACTCCTTTTGAAGGAAACCCAGCTGGCGTAGTGAACGATGCAAATAAACTCGATTCAAATCAAATGCAAAAAATAGCGCGCGAAATGAATTTATCGGAGACAGCATTTGTTTTGCCTCCGACCGTCCAGGGAGCCGATTTACAGCTACGCTGGTTTACTCCCCTTAATGAAGTATCCCTATGCGGACATGCAACGATTGCGGCTTTTCATTCGCTTGCTGAAGATGGTTTGTACGGGATGGAAAAGCACGGAAATTATAATTTCAAACTTGAAACAAAATCAGGAATTCTTCCCGTCGAAGTTATTAAATCAGAAGAAAAAATTGGTATCAATTTAGGTTTAATTGTTCCAACTAAATTCGAGCGCTATCAGTCCCAAAAATTAGATATTATTAGAATATTAAACCTTAACATTAGTGATGTAGATCCTAAAATATTAATTCTCCGAGCCGAGTATCTTATCGTGCCGATAAGAAGGTTGCATGTATTATACAGCATAAAGCCAAATTATTTTGCTGTAACTAATTTCTTAAATCAACGAAATTTGCAGGGAATCTGTGTATTTACGCAAGAAACGATTGATAGGGAATCGTTGGTACATTTACGGTTTTTTGCCCCAAACGAAGGAATACAGGAAGACCCGGTAACCGGTTCGGCACACGGACCATTAGCAGTTTATCTTTTTGAAAATAATCTGTTAGCACCCGTCGATGGTGTGGCTACCTATATAGCTGAGCAGGGGGATGTTCTCGGCAGAAAAGGGAGAATAAATGTTACTTTGTCAGTAGAGAATAATAAAGTCCAATCTATAAAAATCGGTGGTTATGCGGTTACTGTCTTCGAGACCGATATGCTTATTCCAAATAAACAATAG
- a CDS encoding secondary thiamine-phosphate synthase enzyme YjbQ produces MRVITEHIEIPTKGNSEIINISEKINSVVTKSGIGDGIVNIFVVGSTAGLSTMEYEPGLLKDLPETFERIAPMKHRYHHDYTWHDGNGYAHVRSTLLGTSLTIPIENGATHLGVWQQVVLIDFDNRPRERKIICKILGV; encoded by the coding sequence ATGAGAGTAATAACTGAACATATCGAAATACCGACAAAAGGAAATTCTGAAATTATCAACATTTCAGAAAAGATAAATTCTGTTGTTACTAAATCCGGTATCGGCGATGGGATAGTTAATATATTTGTAGTTGGCTCGACAGCCGGTTTAAGTACAATGGAATATGAGCCCGGTTTGCTAAAAGATTTACCCGAAACTTTCGAAAGAATCGCCCCGATGAAACACCGATACCATCACGACTATACTTGGCATGACGGAAATGGATACGCTCATGTACGGTCGACACTGCTCGGAACATCGTTAACAATCCCGATAGAAAATGGGGCGACTCATTTAGGAGTATGGCAGCAAGTGGTGTTAATCGACTTCGATAATCGTCCCCGCGAACGAAAAATAATTTGCAAAATATTAGGAGTATAA
- a CDS encoding DUF4905 domain-containing protein has translation MLFKKNITNVVWEINFLHPIWRLFPNHQNCIITEVRNVTEKVVSFYCIDAVTGKSRWADIQLSQTWWVGIEGVFGDVVILHEYERPDLPAHKKIIVVDINTGKILWSNNELIFVSSDNNYLIASRNSFAATQKLKLNLLTGETLCEVSEDGFKNRLKELKINEQLYYQTPAEHSINELPNETVHRFIKKQNNASDIVDPVEVLTNVANDVNVIGYSRKVNDDIAAPTYDEYICVLSNKNKIFYTDKIISSANMPVIPKYFWKGNFLYYIKDKTILKAVKLYESNN, from the coding sequence TTGCTCTTTAAAAAAAATATAACCAATGTCGTGTGGGAAATCAATTTTTTACACCCAATTTGGCGTCTATTTCCCAATCATCAAAACTGCATTATCACTGAAGTCAGGAACGTTACCGAGAAGGTAGTTTCTTTTTATTGTATCGATGCTGTAACCGGAAAATCGAGATGGGCTGATATTCAGTTATCGCAAACCTGGTGGGTTGGTATCGAGGGGGTTTTCGGTGATGTTGTGATTTTACATGAGTATGAAAGACCCGATTTACCTGCTCACAAAAAAATTATAGTAGTTGATATCAATACCGGCAAAATATTATGGAGCAACAACGAATTGATTTTTGTTTCATCCGACAACAATTATTTAATCGCATCAAGAAACAGTTTTGCTGCTACACAAAAACTGAAACTTAACCTATTAACCGGCGAAACCCTCTGTGAGGTAAGCGAAGATGGATTCAAAAATAGATTAAAAGAATTGAAAATTAATGAACAGCTCTATTATCAAACACCAGCTGAACATTCGATAAACGAGTTGCCAAACGAAACTGTCCATAGATTTATCAAAAAACAAAACAATGCAAGCGATATCGTAGATCCGGTAGAAGTACTCACAAACGTGGCGAATGATGTAAATGTAATAGGATATAGCAGAAAGGTCAACGACGATATCGCGGCACCAACCTATGATGAGTACATTTGTGTTCTAAGTAATAAAAATAAAATTTTCTATACAGATAAAATAATATCGTCGGCGAATATGCCGGTTATTCCAAAATATTTTTGGAAAGGAAATTTTCTGTATTACATAAAAGACAAAACAATATTAAAAGCGGTAAAGTTATATGAGAGTAATAACTGA
- a CDS encoding XTP/dITP diphosphatase, with product MKSLVIASNNEGKVREIKEILSDLYLEIKSLKDYPEIPEIIEDGKTFEENALKKAREVFSILQLPILSDDSGLEVYSLNMQPGVYSARFAGEPKDYNKNNQKLLKLLKYYYDDKRKARFRCVVVFKTFETEHIVEGFCTGRIINELRGSGGFGYDPLFIPDGYRQTFAELSQEIKNSISHRGRAFTLIKPFITDYT from the coding sequence ATGAAATCGTTAGTTATTGCAAGTAATAACGAGGGCAAAGTTCGTGAGATTAAAGAGATTTTATCCGACCTTTATCTTGAAATTAAAAGTTTAAAAGATTATCCGGAGATTCCTGAAATTATAGAAGATGGGAAGACATTTGAAGAAAATGCGCTGAAAAAAGCACGCGAGGTTTTTAGTATTCTACAATTGCCTATTCTGAGTGATGATTCCGGATTGGAAGTCTATTCACTAAATATGCAACCGGGGGTTTACTCAGCACGTTTTGCCGGTGAACCGAAGGACTATAATAAGAATAATCAAAAACTTTTAAAGTTGTTGAAATATTATTATGATGATAAAAGAAAAGCTCGTTTCCGGTGTGTCGTTGTATTTAAAACTTTTGAAACCGAACACATCGTCGAAGGATTTTGCACAGGCAGGATAATCAATGAATTACGAGGCAGTGGAGGTTTTGGGTATGACCCACTTTTTATACCCGATGGTTATCGGCAAACTTTTGCTGAATTATCACAAGAGATTAAGAACTCAATAAGCCACAGGGGGCGTGCATTCACTCTGATAAAACCATTTATTACAGATTATACTTGA
- the radA gene encoding DNA repair protein RadA → MSKTHLKYVCQSCGYESPRWIGKCPNCEEWNTFVEEIFKTSRGIKSSKKEKFDVIPLSGVETAEEPRIITALNEFNRVLGGGIVHGSVTLIGGDPGIGKSTLMLQIADSIGDKIILYVTGEESLQQLKLRSERLKVESADSIFPMAETDLEKVVNVVTHQKPDILVVDSIQTMYRSELESSPGSVGQVRECTALLQRMAKENNIAIFLIGHVTKEGIIAGPKVIEHMVDTVLQFEGERHHAYRILRCIKNRFGSTNEIGIFEMHDTGLCEVKNPSEVFLSERIFGASGSTVVASIEGTRPLLIEVQALVSPTNYGMPQRNTTGIDYRRLGLLLAVLEKRVGVQLSNHDVFVNIAGGLRTDEPAVDLGIAASIVSSLRDMPVDSKTIAVGEVGLGGEIRTVSQPERRIQEADKLGFNKIIIPKNNLKNFYKNSNLEIIGVETINDALDKLL, encoded by the coding sequence ATGTCGAAAACACATCTGAAATATGTTTGCCAATCGTGTGGGTACGAGTCGCCACGTTGGATTGGAAAATGCCCGAATTGCGAGGAATGGAATACTTTTGTTGAAGAGATATTCAAGACCTCAAGAGGTATTAAAAGTTCAAAGAAAGAAAAATTTGATGTTATACCTCTTTCCGGTGTTGAAACTGCAGAAGAACCACGAATTATAACCGCATTGAATGAGTTCAACAGGGTGTTAGGCGGCGGTATTGTGCACGGATCGGTAACTTTAATAGGTGGTGATCCGGGGATCGGAAAATCAACACTGATGTTGCAGATTGCTGATAGTATCGGCGATAAAATTATTCTTTATGTAACAGGTGAAGAATCGCTGCAACAGTTAAAACTTCGATCTGAACGTCTCAAAGTGGAATCGGCTGATTCTATTTTCCCGATGGCTGAAACCGACCTCGAAAAAGTTGTGAATGTTGTAACACACCAAAAACCTGATATCCTCGTTGTTGACTCGATTCAAACGATGTACCGAAGCGAGTTAGAAAGTTCTCCCGGAAGTGTTGGACAAGTCCGTGAATGCACGGCATTGTTGCAACGTATGGCGAAGGAAAATAATATCGCTATATTTTTAATCGGGCACGTTACGAAGGAAGGAATAATTGCCGGACCAAAAGTAATAGAACACATGGTGGATACTGTTCTCCAATTCGAAGGGGAGCGGCATCACGCATATAGAATTTTGAGGTGTATCAAAAACCGGTTTGGTTCAACGAATGAAATAGGAATTTTTGAAATGCACGATACCGGATTGTGTGAAGTAAAAAATCCATCAGAAGTATTTTTATCAGAGAGGATATTTGGTGCTTCCGGTTCAACGGTTGTCGCAAGTATCGAAGGAACGCGTCCTCTGTTGATCGAAGTGCAAGCTCTTGTTTCGCCAACGAATTATGGAATGCCTCAGCGGAATACAACAGGCATCGATTACCGGAGGTTAGGATTGCTATTGGCTGTGCTCGAAAAACGGGTAGGTGTTCAACTTTCGAATCATGATGTTTTTGTGAATATCGCAGGTGGTTTGCGAACTGATGAACCTGCGGTTGACCTTGGTATCGCTGCTTCGATTGTTTCGAGTTTACGTGATATGCCAGTTGATTCAAAAACGATAGCCGTCGGAGAAGTCGGATTAGGTGGTGAGATACGAACTGTCAGCCAACCCGAACGAAGAATCCAAGAAGCTGATAAATTAGGATTCAATAAAATTATCATTCCAAAAAATAATTTGAAAAATTTTTATAAAAACTCTAACCTCGAGATCATCGGTGTAGAGACGATTAACGATGCCCTGGATAAATTGCTCTAA
- a CDS encoding NAD(+)/NADH kinase, protein MKFGIIGNIHKPTLSEVVIDLISYFREKKIDFVVSDDVVALLGKLKRYNFKESNIASSKALPANCDVLIAFGGDGTMLAAARIVGKQQTPILGINLGKLGFLADVTITEMKKSIQSIIDHNYLIENRIVLEASSNVKKKKYFGLNDIVIDRGNYKRVIELETYVNGQFLVRYSADGLIITTPTGSTAYSLAAGGPVVTPGTDVFVITPIAAHTLTARPVVVPDNSIIKVIVKTDVPIHLSADGQEEAFFKTPVEFIIRRASYQVKLIKRKEHSYFELLRTKLLWGRDIRTGK, encoded by the coding sequence ATGAAATTTGGAATTATCGGTAATATTCATAAACCAACTTTATCTGAAGTTGTTATCGATTTGATTTCATATTTTCGTGAAAAAAAAATCGATTTTGTCGTGAGTGATGATGTAGTCGCATTACTTGGTAAGCTCAAACGTTATAATTTTAAAGAAAGTAATATTGCATCATCCAAAGCGCTACCGGCTAATTGCGATGTATTGATTGCATTTGGTGGCGACGGAACTATGCTCGCTGCGGCACGGATTGTCGGCAAACAGCAAACCCCGATTCTCGGAATTAATTTAGGAAAACTTGGTTTTCTTGCCGATGTTACAATAACCGAAATGAAAAAAAGTATACAGTCAATTATCGATCATAATTATCTGATTGAAAACCGTATAGTATTAGAAGCATCTTCCAACGTAAAGAAGAAAAAATATTTTGGGTTGAATGATATTGTGATTGATAGAGGAAATTATAAGCGGGTTATCGAGTTGGAAACTTATGTGAATGGACAATTTTTAGTTCGATACTCTGCTGATGGATTGATAATCACAACACCAACCGGTTCCACAGCTTACTCCCTTGCAGCAGGAGGTCCGGTTGTAACTCCCGGCACTGATGTTTTCGTAATTACTCCTATTGCTGCACATACATTGACTGCACGACCGGTTGTTGTACCGGATAATAGTATTATAAAAGTGATAGTAAAAACCGATGTTCCAATCCATCTTTCAGCTGATGGGCAGGAGGAAGCTTTTTTCAAAACGCCCGTCGAGTTTATCATTCGCAGAGCCAGTTATCAGGTAAAGTTGATAAAGAGGAAAGAACATTCATATTTCGAACTACTGCGTACAAAATTACTTTGGGGAAGAGATATCAGAACAGGTAAATAA
- a CDS encoding DUF1844 domain-containing protein: MSQPEKNEILLTHVVLMFQTAALQQMRKLKNPITDKVEKNLEMAQTSIDILDMLFQKMKNNLTENESRMFVEVLKELKLNYVDEVAKVQ, translated from the coding sequence ATGAGTCAACCTGAAAAAAACGAAATATTGTTAACACACGTAGTTCTAATGTTTCAAACAGCAGCCCTTCAGCAGATGAGAAAATTGAAAAATCCTATAACTGATAAAGTAGAAAAAAACCTGGAAATGGCACAAACATCGATTGATATTTTAGATATGTTATTCCAAAAAATGAAAAATAATCTTACAGAAAACGAGAGCCGGATGTTTGTTGAAGTATTAAAAGAATTAAAATTAAATTATGTGGACGAAGTCGCTAAAGTACAATAA
- a CDS encoding glycosyltransferase family 2 protein: MDNKSKISVCVISFNEERNIEDCLKSVSWADEIIMVDSFSTDRTIELAKQYTSKIFVRKWEGYSEAKNFAVQNASNNWILSIDADERVTPELKNEIISVINDSSKRYTGYKVARQAYFLGKWIKHSGWYPGYVIRLFRKDSGTFSNSRVHERFELVGETGTLNNPLLHFTDDNLLHYFNKFNKYTSLAADDLEEKGTPFRIWYLFIKPIYTFFKMFILKRGFLDGLHGFVLSVLSSAYVFTKYAKLWEIKLSKTNKKDLL; the protein is encoded by the coding sequence ATGGATAATAAATCAAAAATATCAGTGTGCGTAATATCGTTCAATGAAGAAAGAAATATCGAGGATTGCTTAAAATCTGTTTCATGGGCTGATGAAATTATAATGGTCGATTCGTTTAGCACAGATAGAACTATCGAATTAGCGAAACAATACACGTCCAAAATATTTGTGCGAAAGTGGGAAGGCTACTCAGAAGCAAAAAATTTTGCTGTACAGAATGCCTCGAACAATTGGATATTATCAATAGATGCGGATGAGCGGGTTACACCGGAACTTAAAAATGAAATCATATCGGTAATTAATGATAGCAGCAAACGATACACAGGATATAAAGTTGCCCGGCAAGCATATTTTTTAGGCAAATGGATAAAACATAGTGGCTGGTATCCGGGGTATGTAATACGGCTTTTTCGGAAAGATTCCGGTACTTTCAGCAACTCACGGGTTCACGAAAGATTTGAACTTGTTGGTGAAACCGGAACTTTAAACAACCCCCTGCTTCATTTTACGGACGATAATCTGTTACATTATTTTAACAAGTTTAATAAATATACCTCGCTTGCTGCTGACGATTTAGAAGAAAAGGGAACACCCTTTCGAATTTGGTATTTATTTATTAAACCTATTTATACTTTCTTCAAAATGTTTATTTTAAAACGGGGCTTTTTAGATGGCTTACACGGTTTCGTTTTGTCCGTTCTCTCGTCAGCTTACGTTTTTACGAAATATGCAAAATTATGGGAAATCAAATTATCGAAAACCAATAAAAAGGATTTATTATGA
- a CDS encoding O-antigen ligase family protein: protein MLTQELNLSLDKIILWGILLFLASLILSIAILQIVSLLLIVLWLIKLVKNKNYKIETTPLDIPVLLFIASRLSGILFSINHEVSTPALWTEIIFYFLFFFFTNNINIKDDLKNHIMIKVFVVAGVAASIIGIAKYGYGLESRASSTTSGYYTFGMYLAVLIGIMLALNQQKEIFQRYWFFIISITLAIIALMFTFNRIHWLAAVVLILVYGIFKNRRILIAAISAAGLMLIIFPSVLQRASTLLNPLSHTSERVTLWQGAIKIWDERIFFGFGLDTFTLIFPFKNELIDKGISNWHNDFLQMYMECGVVGLIIFIYLAVVIFSSIIKILKAKHINNNLKNITWGILLAMVAFYVSTIAGGFLSNPVISLLYIFLLSVLALVSKYRLSNG, encoded by the coding sequence ATGCTAACGCAAGAATTAAATTTATCTTTAGATAAAATAATTTTGTGGGGAATATTATTATTTCTTGCCTCATTAATCTTGTCGATTGCAATCCTACAAATTGTTTCTTTGCTGCTAATTGTTTTATGGTTAATCAAACTTGTAAAAAATAAAAATTATAAAATCGAAACAACACCGCTCGATATTCCAGTCTTACTCTTCATCGCTTCGAGGTTATCGGGAATACTGTTTTCGATAAACCACGAAGTGAGTACACCGGCCCTGTGGACAGAAATAATTTTTTATTTCTTATTCTTTTTCTTCACAAACAACATCAACATCAAAGATGATTTAAAAAATCACATAATGATAAAAGTGTTTGTGGTTGCTGGAGTGGCAGCTTCAATTATAGGAATAGCAAAATACGGTTATGGTCTTGAAAGTCGTGCTTCGTCAACAACGTCAGGTTATTATACTTTTGGGATGTATCTGGCGGTACTGATCGGAATAATGTTAGCTTTAAACCAACAGAAGGAAATATTTCAGAGGTATTGGTTTTTTATTATCTCAATTACGTTAGCAATAATTGCTCTGATGTTTACTTTTAACCGCATACATTGGCTGGCGGCGGTGGTTCTTATTTTGGTATATGGTATTTTCAAAAACCGCCGTATATTAATAGCGGCTATTTCTGCGGCTGGATTAATGCTGATAATATTTCCGAGCGTTTTGCAGCGAGCATCCACACTTCTGAATCCATTATCGCACACAAGTGAACGAGTAACACTATGGCAAGGAGCTATTAAGATTTGGGATGAGAGAATATTCTTCGGTTTCGGGCTTGATACTTTTACATTAATATTTCCCTTCAAAAATGAATTAATTGATAAAGGAATCAGTAATTGGCACAACGATTTTTTGCAGATGTATATGGAATGCGGAGTTGTAGGTTTAATAATTTTTATTTACCTTGCAGTTGTTATATTTTCTTCGATTATAAAAATCCTAAAAGCCAAACATATAAATAATAATCTGAAAAATATCACATGGGGTATATTATTGGCAATGGTTGCTTTTTATGTATCGACTATTGCTGGCGGTTTTCTATCGAATCCTGTTATCTCGTTGCTGTATATATTTTTACTCTCCGTTTTGGCATTGGTCAGCAAGTATAGGTTATCGAATGGATAA
- a CDS encoding glycosyltransferase codes for MAIGASLIISVYSKVRFLNLVLAGVTRQTYKKFEIIIADDGSGEEMRQYINQSRQALPYEIKHIWHEDNGFRKNKILNKAIKASASDYLIFIDGDCIPHKNFIESHIEEKEPNSVLCGSRVMLSNSFSDALSLNDVQNGKVEKFSLQLVIDALRGKASRLEDGIRNRLLLKIQQRKQARILGSNFSIEKSMLEEINGFDERYEGPGLGEDSDVEFRLNLLGVKFKSVRNYAIIYHLYHQKTMELTDNWKIYNDTKQRNSPVCLNGLENKC; via the coding sequence ATGGCGATTGGTGCTTCATTAATTATCTCGGTTTATTCTAAAGTACGGTTTCTTAATTTAGTTTTAGCCGGAGTTACCCGTCAAACTTATAAAAAATTTGAAATAATTATTGCAGATGATGGTTCTGGGGAAGAGATGCGGCAATATATAAATCAAAGCAGGCAAGCGTTGCCTTATGAAATTAAACATATCTGGCACGAAGATAATGGATTCCGCAAAAATAAAATATTAAACAAAGCGATTAAAGCTTCTGCTTCAGATTATTTAATTTTCATCGATGGCGATTGCATCCCTCATAAAAATTTTATTGAGTCGCATATCGAAGAAAAGGAGCCTAACTCAGTTCTTTGCGGAAGTCGCGTTATGCTTAGTAATAGTTTTTCAGACGCATTATCATTGAATGATGTTCAAAATGGGAAAGTAGAAAAATTTAGTTTGCAATTAGTGATTGATGCACTCAGGGGGAAAGCATCGAGATTAGAAGATGGAATCCGCAACAGATTATTACTGAAGATACAACAGCGAAAACAGGCAAGAATTTTGGGCTCCAATTTTTCTATTGAGAAATCAATGTTAGAAGAGATTAATGGTTTTGATGAGAGATACGAAGGGCCAGGATTAGGAGAGGATAGTGATGTTGAATTTAGATTGAATTTGCTTGGAGTTAAATTTAAATCTGTACGGAATTATGCAATTATATATCACTTATACCATCAAAAAACGATGGAATTAACGGATAATTGGAAAATTTATAACGATACAAAACAGAGAAATTCTCCTGTATGTTTAAACGGGTTAGAAAATAAATGCTAA